From the Deinococcus radiophilus genome, one window contains:
- a CDS encoding lipid II:glycine glycyltransferase FemX, which produces MSIELIPATDPQAYNDVVAAMPLSSPLQGWGYGEARRVLGQTPERYLLRRSGETVGAVQLIRKRLLPGFSTLYAPRGPALLNTDLLPEFGQAVQAIRRAGDTLLKIEPPLAIPADNSQEVPAAFGRFERAATEQPEHTIIRELSGTEDALFGSLHSMARRNVRTAQKRGVHAGRDDDFEAFWEIFTATNERAKLGAFPRAYYETMLREGAKYGGDAYLILSRHEGRALAGGFFLALGEHTCYLYGGSVRDDRPGEGGEARKDVKAPDAFYWNALLDAKAHGYRVFDFWGIPRELDESKHSFGVFKMKLKFSEDRVWFPAYDLPLNAAAPVITKALRWRKTQNNIRKRGSAEDVL; this is translated from the coding sequence GTGTCCATAGAGCTGATCCCCGCCACCGATCCACAGGCTTACAACGACGTTGTGGCCGCCATGCCGCTCAGCAGCCCCCTGCAGGGCTGGGGCTACGGCGAGGCCCGGCGCGTGCTGGGGCAAACCCCCGAACGTTACCTGCTGCGGCGGTCCGGTGAAACGGTGGGCGCGGTGCAGCTGATCCGTAAACGGCTGCTTCCCGGCTTTTCGACCCTCTACGCCCCGCGTGGCCCGGCCCTGCTGAATACCGATCTGCTGCCCGAGTTCGGCCAGGCGGTGCAGGCCATTCGCCGCGCAGGCGACACCCTGCTCAAGATTGAGCCGCCGCTGGCCATTCCCGCTGACAACTCGCAGGAAGTCCCCGCTGCCTTTGGACGCTTTGAGCGGGCCGCCACCGAGCAGCCGGAACACACCATCATCCGTGAATTGAGCGGTACCGAGGACGCTCTGTTCGGGAGCCTGCACTCCATGGCCCGCCGCAACGTCCGCACCGCTCAGAAGCGTGGCGTACACGCTGGCCGTGACGACGACTTCGAGGCGTTCTGGGAGATTTTTACCGCCACCAACGAGCGGGCGAAGCTGGGGGCCTTCCCACGGGCCTACTACGAAACCATGCTGCGTGAGGGCGCCAAGTATGGCGGCGACGCCTATCTGATTCTCTCGCGCCATGAGGGCCGCGCCCTGGCGGGCGGCTTCTTTCTCGCGCTGGGCGAACACACCTGTTATCTCTACGGCGGCAGCGTGCGTGATGACCGCCCCGGCGAAGGCGGCGAGGCCCGCAAAGACGTGAAGGCTCCCGACGCCTTTTACTGGAACGCCCTGCTGGACGCCAAAGCGCACGGCTACCGCGTGTTCGACTTCTGGGGCATTCCCCGCGAACTGGACGAATCCAAGCACTCGTTCGGTGTGTTCAAGATGAAGCTGAAGTTTTCTGAGGACCGCGTCTGGTTCCCGGCCTACGATCTGCCACTGAATGCAGCGGCTCCAGTGATTACCAAGGCCCTGCGCTGGCGTAAAACCCAGAACAACATCCGCAAGCGTGGCAGTGCCGAAGACGTGCTGTAA
- a CDS encoding Cof-type HAD-IIB family hydrolase, protein MLQMICIDVDGTLVGSSNVVRNDVWEALDYIREAGVKLVLCSGRPAFGQARSYAERMQPGGWHVFQNGASVVRVDTGESLSSAFPAAALSRLLETATQTGRLLEIYSDSQYASTLRDEEAREHAELLGFPFPPLWPSELHDPVVRAQWLVRHGELDTVRDLTPSGLELHPAGSPRMRETLFVSMTAPGVSKGSAIRSIAQKYGIGLDRCMMVGDGENDLQAMAVVGHTVAMGNAEVAVLAAAQHRVGHVDEGGLIEALELARQL, encoded by the coding sequence ATGTTGCAGATGATCTGTATAGACGTGGACGGGACACTGGTCGGCAGTTCCAATGTGGTACGGAACGATGTGTGGGAAGCCCTGGACTACATTCGGGAAGCAGGGGTCAAGCTGGTGCTGTGTTCCGGGAGACCTGCCTTTGGGCAGGCCCGCAGTTATGCCGAGCGGATGCAGCCCGGCGGCTGGCACGTCTTTCAAAACGGCGCATCAGTGGTGCGGGTGGACACAGGTGAGAGCCTGAGTAGTGCCTTTCCAGCTGCAGCACTGAGTCGGTTGCTAGAAACGGCGACGCAGACTGGCAGGCTGCTGGAAATCTATTCGGACAGCCAGTACGCCTCTACCCTGCGCGATGAGGAGGCCAGAGAACATGCCGAGTTGCTGGGATTCCCCTTTCCACCGCTGTGGCCGAGTGAGCTGCATGACCCAGTCGTGCGTGCACAGTGGCTGGTCCGCCACGGGGAACTGGACACCGTGCGGGACTTGACCCCATCTGGGCTGGAACTGCACCCGGCGGGTAGCCCCCGGATGCGCGAGACACTTTTCGTCTCTATGACCGCGCCAGGAGTCAGTAAAGGCAGTGCCATCCGCAGCATCGCCCAGAAGTACGGCATAGGGCTGGACCGCTGCATGATGGTAGGTGATGGAGAAAACGACCTGCAGGCCATGGCCGTAGTCGGTCACACGGTAGCGATGGGCAATGCCGAAGTGGCGGTGCTGGCCGCTGCCCAGCACCGGGTAGGTCACGTGGACGAAGGCGGACTGATTGAGGCACTGGAGCTGGCCCGGCAGCTTTAG
- a CDS encoding nuclear transport factor 2 family protein: MTEQEARELIERLFGVIDGARFDELGQVFAQEAVYERPGYAPLRGLERIGEFYRHERIIGAGQHHVAAVTYSAAGDATWWR; the protein is encoded by the coding sequence ATGACCGAGCAAGAAGCCCGTGAACTGATCGAACGGCTGTTTGGCGTCATTGACGGCGCACGTTTTGACGAGCTGGGGCAGGTGTTTGCCCAGGAAGCTGTGTATGAGCGCCCCGGCTATGCACCGCTGCGTGGCCTGGAACGCATCGGGGAGTTTTACCGTCACGAGCGCATCATTGGCGCGGGGCAGCACCATGTCGCTGCCGTGACCTACTCTGCCGCAGGCGACGCGACGTGGTGGCGGTAG
- the pckA gene encoding phosphoenolpyruvate carboxykinase (ATP) encodes MTADTQSRIQNLLQSEQVHLNPSVPDLYGHALRLGEGQIAQGGPLAVRTNKTGRSPKDRFIVEDDLTRDAVWWQGFNVPIGADVFDRLLDKMLDYAQNKELFVQELFAGTDPEQRIKVRFIQEMAYHSLFVNNMFVRPSAEERQGFEADWTVLNIPSFTADPETDGTRSDTFILVNFSKRMIIAGGTQYAGENKKGIFGVLNFLLPERGVMPMHCSANVGEGGDVALFFGLSGTGKTTLSADPSRRLIGDDEHGWTDSGVFNFEGGCYAKVINLNAEAEPAIYRTTHTFGTVLENVVLDGNSVPDLDDGSLTENTRSAYPIEQIDNIQPGSIAGHPKNIVFLTADAFGVLPPISRLTPEQMEYQFISGFTAKIPGTEQGVTEPVPTFSTCFGAPFMPRHPGEYAQLLSEKVKQHGAAVWLVNTGWTGGQYGEGKRMSIRHTRAMINAALEGKLDDVEFVTEPFFGLSIPKEVPGVPSEVLNPRDAWADKDAYDATAKKLAGMFRENFGRFEAGVRPEVTASMPNHG; translated from the coding sequence ATGACTGCCGACACCCAAAGCCGTATCCAGAATCTGCTGCAAAGCGAGCAGGTTCACCTCAACCCTTCCGTGCCCGACCTGTACGGTCACGCCCTGCGTCTGGGTGAAGGCCAGATTGCCCAGGGTGGACCGCTGGCTGTCCGCACCAACAAGACCGGACGCAGCCCCAAGGACCGCTTTATCGTCGAGGACGACCTGACCCGCGACGCAGTGTGGTGGCAAGGCTTCAACGTACCCATCGGCGCGGACGTGTTTGACCGCCTGCTGGACAAGATGCTGGACTACGCACAGAACAAGGAACTGTTCGTGCAGGAACTGTTTGCCGGCACCGACCCCGAGCAGCGGATCAAGGTGCGGTTTATCCAGGAAATGGCCTACCACTCCCTCTTTGTGAACAACATGTTCGTGCGCCCCAGCGCCGAGGAACGTCAGGGCTTCGAGGCCGACTGGACGGTGCTGAACATCCCCAGCTTTACGGCAGACCCTGAAACCGACGGCACCCGCAGCGACACTTTTATCCTGGTGAACTTCTCCAAGCGCATGATTATCGCGGGCGGCACCCAGTACGCCGGCGAAAACAAGAAGGGCATCTTCGGGGTGCTGAACTTCCTGCTGCCTGAGCGCGGTGTCATGCCGATGCACTGTTCGGCCAACGTGGGCGAGGGCGGTGACGTAGCCCTGTTCTTCGGCCTAAGCGGCACGGGCAAGACCACCCTGAGCGCCGACCCCAGCCGCCGGCTGATCGGCGACGACGAGCACGGCTGGACCGACAGCGGTGTGTTTAACTTTGAGGGCGGCTGCTACGCCAAGGTGATCAACCTGAACGCCGAAGCTGAGCCGGCCATTTACCGCACCACCCACACCTTCGGTACGGTGTTGGAAAACGTAGTGCTGGACGGGAACAGCGTACCCGATCTGGACGACGGCAGCCTGACCGAGAACACCCGCAGTGCCTATCCGATTGAGCAGATCGATAACATTCAGCCCGGCTCGATTGCCGGACACCCCAAAAACATCGTGTTCCTGACGGCTGACGCGTTCGGGGTGTTGCCGCCCATCTCGCGGCTGACCCCCGAGCAGATGGAATACCAGTTCATCAGCGGCTTTACCGCCAAGATTCCCGGCACCGAGCAGGGCGTCACCGAGCCGGTGCCGACCTTCAGCACCTGCTTCGGGGCACCGTTTATGCCCCGTCACCCCGGCGAGTACGCGCAGCTGCTGTCCGAGAAGGTCAAACAGCACGGCGCGGCGGTATGGCTGGTCAACACCGGCTGGACCGGCGGTCAGTACGGCGAAGGCAAACGCATGAGCATCCGCCACACCCGCGCCATGATCAATGCTGCGCTGGAAGGCAAGCTGGATGATGTGGAATTCGTCACCGAGCCGTTCTTCGGGCTGAGCATTCCCAAGGAAGTGCCGGGCGTGCCCAGCGAAGTGCTGAACCCCCGCGACGCCTGGGCCGACAAGGACGCCTACGACGCCACCGCCAAGAAGCTGGCCGGCATGTTCCGCGAGAACTTCGGGCGCTTTGAAGCAGGTGTACGTCCTGAAGTGACGGCCTCCATGCCCAATCACGGCTGA
- the miaB gene encoding tRNA (N6-isopentenyl adenosine(37)-C2)-methylthiotransferase MiaB, whose translation MKAHVVTYGCQMNEYDTHLVQSQLVSLGADLVEDIDSADFVLLNTCAVRGKPVDKVRSVLGELRKEKQKRPLVVGMMGCLAQLEEGQQIARKFEVDVLIGPGSLLDIGKALESNGRFWALNFRDELHEHIPPPPQGKLQAHLTIMRGCDHHCTYCIVPTTRGPQVSRSPDDILRELDMQLAAGVREVTLLGQNVNAYGVDQGAKLAGYPSFADLLRLVGASGIERIKFTTSHPMNFTEDVAQAMAETPAVCEFIHLPVQSGSDRVLRRMAREYGREKYLTHIAQIRRHMPDAVLYTDIIVGFPGETEEDFQQTLDLYDEVGYDSAYMFIYSARPGTPSYKHFTDLPREVKTERLQRLIAKQKDWSARKFAGKVGTVQEVLVRGDAYSEGFLEGHTRGQHPTVVPKAVGADGAGVYPVVIERATPHMLYGRVVDAQGRPLEELPQHRPEAAAVSNPLQMA comes from the coding sequence ATGAAAGCACATGTAGTGACATACGGCTGCCAGATGAACGAGTACGACACCCATCTGGTTCAGTCGCAACTGGTCAGCCTGGGCGCTGATCTGGTCGAAGATATAGACAGCGCAGATTTCGTACTGCTGAACACCTGCGCGGTGCGCGGCAAGCCGGTGGACAAGGTCCGCAGCGTGCTGGGCGAGCTACGCAAAGAAAAGCAAAAGCGCCCGCTGGTGGTGGGCATGATGGGCTGCCTCGCGCAGCTGGAAGAAGGCCAGCAGATCGCCCGCAAGTTCGAGGTGGATGTGCTGATTGGTCCCGGTAGCCTGCTGGATATCGGGAAGGCGCTGGAAAGCAATGGGCGCTTCTGGGCGCTGAACTTCCGCGACGAACTGCATGAGCACATTCCGCCGCCGCCACAGGGCAAGTTGCAGGCGCACCTGACCATCATGCGTGGCTGTGACCATCACTGTACCTATTGCATCGTGCCCACCACCCGTGGCCCGCAGGTCAGCCGCTCGCCGGACGACATCTTGCGCGAGCTGGATATGCAGTTGGCTGCGGGCGTACGTGAAGTGACCCTGCTGGGTCAGAACGTGAACGCCTATGGGGTAGACCAGGGGGCCAAACTGGCCGGTTATCCCAGCTTTGCCGACCTGCTGCGGCTGGTGGGCGCCAGCGGTATTGAGCGAATCAAGTTCACCACGTCGCACCCCATGAACTTTACCGAGGACGTGGCCCAGGCGATGGCCGAGACGCCCGCCGTGTGCGAGTTCATCCACCTGCCGGTGCAGAGCGGCTCGGACCGGGTGCTGCGCCGCATGGCCCGCGAGTATGGCCGCGAGAAGTACCTCACCCACATTGCCCAGATTCGCAGGCACATGCCTGACGCCGTGCTGTACACCGACATCATCGTGGGCTTTCCCGGCGAAACGGAAGAGGACTTCCAGCAGACCCTGGACCTGTACGATGAGGTGGGCTACGACAGCGCCTATATGTTCATTTACTCGGCGCGGCCCGGTACGCCCAGCTACAAGCACTTCACCGACCTGCCCCGCGAGGTCAAGACCGAGCGCCTGCAACGCCTGATTGCCAAGCAAAAAGACTGGAGCGCCCGCAAGTTTGCAGGCAAAGTGGGCACTGTCCAGGAAGTGCTGGTGCGCGGGGATGCCTACAGCGAAGGCTTTCTGGAAGGCCACACGCGCGGTCAGCACCCGACCGTGGTGCCCAAAGCCGTGGGCGCAGACGGTGCGGGCGTTTATCCCGTGGTCATCGAGCGAGCCACCCCACACATGTTGTATGGCCGGGTCGTGGACGCCCAGGGCCGCCCGCTGGAAGAACTGCCCCAGCACAGGCCCGAAGCGGCGGCAGTCAGCAACCCTTTGCAGATGGCTTGA
- the asnS gene encoding asparagine--tRNA ligase, producing MQISELPQHIGETVTLTAWLQDKSGKGKIQFLKLRDGSGFVQGTVFKGDVSEEVFEAAKRLSQEQSLSVTGEVRADERAPSGVEISVRDLKALTEVVGDYPITPKEHGVDFLLDHRHLHLRHRRPWAIMRVRDCVQRAIVDFYHSEGFVRFDAPFFTPNAAEGTTELFEIDMFGEEKAYLSQTGQLHAEAGALAFGRVYTFGPTFRAEKSKTRRHLLEFWMVEPEVAPSNHEQNMALQERFVSFLVRRALEECAAELELLGRDVSRLAGAAEGNYPRVTYTDALDIIRGHIEAGDLPENVQADVQPVEWGDDFGAPHETILGYHFDRPVIVERYPASFKAFYMQPDPADPRLALCDDMIAPDGYGEIIGGSERIHDYDLLRERIEGEGLPLEAFEWYLDLRRYGSVPHAGFGMGLERVIAWICGIDHIREAIPFPRMLTRMAP from the coding sequence ATGCAGATTTCCGAACTTCCCCAGCATATCGGCGAAACGGTCACCTTGACCGCCTGGCTTCAGGACAAGAGTGGCAAAGGCAAAATTCAGTTTCTGAAGCTGCGTGACGGCTCAGGCTTCGTGCAGGGCACGGTCTTTAAGGGCGACGTCTCCGAAGAAGTATTCGAGGCCGCCAAGCGGCTGAGCCAGGAGCAGTCCCTGAGTGTCACCGGCGAGGTGCGGGCCGATGAGCGGGCGCCCAGCGGTGTGGAAATCAGTGTGCGTGACCTGAAAGCGCTCACCGAAGTGGTCGGCGATTATCCCATCACGCCCAAGGAACACGGCGTGGATTTCCTGCTGGATCACCGCCACCTGCACCTGCGCCACCGCCGTCCCTGGGCGATCATGCGGGTGCGTGACTGTGTGCAACGGGCCATCGTGGACTTTTACCACTCGGAGGGCTTTGTGCGGTTCGACGCACCCTTTTTCACTCCCAACGCCGCCGAAGGCACCACCGAGCTGTTCGAGATTGACATGTTCGGTGAGGAAAAGGCCTACCTGAGTCAGACCGGGCAGCTGCATGCCGAAGCGGGTGCGCTGGCGTTCGGCCGGGTGTATACCTTTGGCCCCACCTTCCGCGCCGAGAAGTCCAAGACCCGCCGTCACCTGCTGGAGTTCTGGATGGTGGAACCCGAGGTGGCCCCCAGCAACCACGAGCAGAACATGGCGCTGCAGGAGCGCTTTGTCAGCTTCCTGGTGCGCCGCGCCCTGGAAGAATGTGCCGCCGAGCTGGAGCTGCTGGGCCGCGACGTGAGCCGCTTGGCCGGAGCCGCCGAGGGCAATTACCCCCGCGTGACCTATACCGACGCGCTGGATATTATCCGCGGACACATCGAGGCGGGCGACCTTCCCGAAAATGTGCAGGCCGACGTGCAACCTGTCGAGTGGGGCGACGATTTCGGCGCCCCGCACGAAACCATCCTGGGCTATCACTTTGACCGCCCGGTGATTGTGGAGCGCTACCCGGCGTCTTTCAAGGCTTTTTACATGCAGCCGGACCCCGCAGACCCCCGCCTGGCCCTCTGCGACGACATGATCGCGCCCGACGGATACGGTGAGATTATCGGCGGCTCGGAGCGTATTCACGATTATGACTTGCTGCGCGAACGCATTGAGGGCGAGGGTCTGCCGCTGGAAGCTTTCGAATGGTATCTGGACCTGCGCCGCTACGGCAGCGTGCCACACGCGGGCTTTGGCATGGGCCTGGAGCGCGTGATCGCCTGGATTTGCGGCATTGACCATATCCGTGAGGCGATTCCGTTCCCGCGCATGCTGACGCGAATGGCGCCCTAA
- the tpiA gene encoding triose-phosphate isomerase — translation MNLLALNWKMNKTPTEAQEWAQELGGGLQVSNAELAVLAPALNLPVLATGLPDGVAFGAQDISEHESGAYTGEISGAMLKDVGATYVIVGHSERREYHGETDADVAAKAAQAQASGLTPIVCVGEGLDVREAGEHVAHTLGQLRGSLENVGADVVIAYEPVWAIGTGKTATADDAEEMAAAIRGALREYYPEQAEGIRVLYGGSVKPDNIAEICGKPNVNGALVGGASLKVADVLAMNDALK, via the coding sequence ATGAACCTACTGGCCCTGAACTGGAAAATGAACAAGACCCCCACCGAAGCGCAGGAATGGGCGCAGGAACTCGGAGGTGGGCTGCAAGTGAGCAATGCCGAACTGGCGGTGCTGGCTCCGGCGCTGAACCTGCCGGTCCTGGCTACCGGGCTACCTGACGGAGTGGCGTTTGGCGCTCAGGACATCAGCGAACATGAAAGTGGAGCCTACACCGGCGAGATCAGCGGGGCAATGCTCAAAGATGTTGGGGCGACCTACGTCATCGTGGGTCACTCCGAGCGGCGCGAGTATCACGGCGAAACCGACGCCGACGTGGCCGCCAAGGCTGCTCAGGCGCAGGCCAGCGGACTGACTCCCATCGTGTGTGTGGGCGAAGGCCTGGACGTGCGCGAAGCGGGTGAGCACGTCGCCCACACCCTGGGGCAGCTGCGCGGCTCGCTGGAAAATGTCGGTGCAGATGTCGTGATCGCTTATGAACCCGTCTGGGCCATCGGCACCGGCAAAACTGCGACCGCCGACGACGCCGAGGAAATGGCCGCGGCGATTCGCGGCGCCCTGCGCGAGTACTACCCTGAGCAGGCCGAGGGCATCCGGGTGCTGTACGGCGGCAGCGTCAAGCCCGACAACATCGCTGAAATCTGCGGCAAACCCAACGTGAACGGCGCACTGGTGGGCGGCGCAAGCCTCAAGGTGGCCGACGTGCTGGCCATGAACGACGCGCTGAAGTAA
- the recN gene encoding DNA repair protein RecN, giving the protein MNRRPAAHPTLTRLEVQALATIDTLELDLGGGLSVFTGETGAGKSIIVDALGLLLGERARTDLIRRGEDQLLVTGFWQAEGEEAISSRRVSRQGRSVARLDGEVVALRELSGWTAERLTIHWQHSAVSLLTHASQRRLLDSRCREQAQAYAGAYAAWQAAAARLERLQAGQRERARTLDLLQYQVTEIREVAPAIGEEEPLQAQLSRLTHQEAIAGAAEGTLELLSDGEVSAEGLLQSAARTLAAGARHDEVSAQLLEELRSALESVAALVPELRTIAEASAPDPEEVAQIEGRLAALGKLRNKYGPELSDVLTFLTQAEAELEGLSRDEADAGSLEGEVARLYAELQTVGAELDQARTQAAHPLAESLLAVIRELGMPHARLEFGLTLLPQPTSGGLSDVTLIFSANPGENMGPLAEVASGGELSRVMLAISTVVGADTPVVIFDEVDAGIGGAAAVAVADQLATLGKGRQVMVVTHLAQIAARADHHYRVEKEVLGGRTISRVRRLDPAEREAELARMLGGQTSGAALDHARELLEQGAGVAKASTKRRVARG; this is encoded by the coding sequence GTGAATCGCCGCCCCGCCGCTCATCCCACCCTGACTCGCCTGGAAGTGCAAGCGCTGGCCACCATAGATACGCTGGAGCTGGACCTGGGCGGCGGCCTGAGCGTGTTTACCGGCGAAACGGGGGCTGGCAAAAGCATCATCGTGGACGCGTTGGGCCTGCTGCTGGGCGAGCGGGCCCGGACCGATCTGATTCGGCGTGGCGAAGACCAGCTGCTGGTCACAGGTTTCTGGCAAGCGGAGGGGGAGGAAGCGATCAGCTCACGGCGCGTCAGCCGTCAGGGCCGCTCGGTGGCACGCCTGGACGGCGAAGTGGTCGCGCTGCGGGAGCTGTCGGGCTGGACAGCGGAGCGCCTGACCATCCACTGGCAGCACTCAGCGGTCAGTCTGCTGACCCACGCCTCACAGCGCCGCCTGCTGGACTCGCGCTGCCGGGAGCAGGCCCAGGCCTATGCCGGAGCGTATGCGGCCTGGCAAGCGGCGGCGGCTCGACTGGAGCGTTTGCAAGCCGGTCAGCGTGAGCGGGCGCGCACCCTGGACCTGTTGCAGTATCAGGTCACTGAAATCCGGGAAGTGGCCCCAGCAATTGGCGAAGAAGAACCCCTGCAGGCCCAACTCTCGCGCCTGACGCACCAAGAAGCCATTGCCGGCGCTGCCGAGGGCACCCTGGAACTGCTCTCGGATGGTGAGGTCAGCGCTGAGGGGCTGCTTCAGAGTGCGGCGCGGACCCTGGCCGCTGGGGCACGGCATGATGAGGTTTCCGCCCAACTGCTAGAAGAATTGCGCTCGGCCCTAGAAAGTGTGGCTGCCCTGGTGCCCGAACTGAGAACCATTGCCGAGGCCAGCGCTCCTGACCCTGAGGAAGTCGCGCAGATAGAAGGACGCCTCGCGGCACTGGGCAAGCTGCGGAACAAGTACGGCCCTGAGCTGAGCGATGTCCTGACCTTTCTCACTCAGGCCGAAGCCGAACTGGAAGGCCTGAGTCGGGACGAGGCCGATGCCGGATCGCTGGAAGGTGAAGTGGCCCGCCTCTACGCCGAGTTGCAGACGGTGGGGGCCGAACTGGACCAGGCCCGTACTCAGGCCGCCCACCCGCTGGCCGAAAGTCTGCTGGCCGTGATCCGTGAGCTGGGGATGCCTCATGCCCGCCTGGAATTCGGCCTGACCCTGTTGCCGCAGCCCACGTCTGGGGGTCTGAGCGACGTGACCCTGATTTTCAGCGCCAACCCCGGCGAAAATATGGGTCCGCTGGCCGAAGTGGCGTCAGGGGGTGAGCTGTCGCGGGTGATGCTGGCCATCAGCACCGTGGTTGGTGCCGACACCCCGGTGGTTATTTTTGATGAGGTGGACGCCGGTATCGGTGGGGCAGCGGCAGTGGCGGTGGCCGACCAACTGGCGACCCTAGGCAAAGGGCGGCAGGTCATGGTGGTCACGCACTTGGCGCAGATCGCGGCCCGTGCCGATCACCACTACCGCGTAGAGAAAGAAGTCCTGGGGGGCCGTACCATCAGCCGGGTCCGCCGCCTGGACCCCGCCGAGCGCGAGGCAGAACTGGCCCGCATGCTGGGCGGGCAGACCTCCGGCGCTGCCCTGGACCACGCCCGTGAGCTCTTGGAACAGGGAGCTGGAGTGGCAAAAGCGTCAACTAAGCGCCGCGTTGCCCGTGGCTAA
- a CDS encoding protease complex subunit PrcB family protein, giving the protein MSQKMMMVLGAALLGGCAMTGPTGLSVHEALLYGDVQQRLAWVYGDLDGTGQAEISLGGDRFALSRAAGSNSGSALLVGGRSAYSSNTLSGAVAQPKVIRTAAGLFDVASAGGISELYYTDGRNWYLLNATAGSGISAQAVAGLQGAGELTPEEAATLTRSLSGQGSLAVGVLSPSSVPDDRLKVEPAPQEHRLTALSVIRVGRSSASPMPMPTPTPAPTPTPEPGGNVSDISYRIVDQGNNATASAPGVQVATTAAQAQALYAVAYGNQTSRPSAPAMTGKTLVGIFMGTRNTGGYSVDVASVTAAGGRVTVNVREETPGSDSFTTQALTSPWIIVELSGSFTDVQVQGLGRSAGIGGVDR; this is encoded by the coding sequence ATGAGTCAAAAAATGATGATGGTGCTGGGTGCGGCCTTGTTGGGTGGTTGCGCCATGACCGGACCCACGGGGTTGAGTGTTCATGAAGCGCTGCTGTATGGGGATGTGCAGCAACGCTTGGCCTGGGTCTACGGTGATCTGGACGGCACGGGCCAGGCCGAAATCAGCTTAGGCGGAGACCGCTTCGCTCTGAGTCGGGCGGCGGGAAGCAACTCTGGCAGCGCCTTGCTGGTGGGTGGCCGCAGCGCCTATTCCTCTAACACCCTGAGTGGTGCCGTGGCCCAGCCCAAGGTGATCCGCACTGCCGCTGGCCTGTTTGATGTCGCCAGTGCAGGTGGGATCAGCGAGCTCTACTACACCGATGGGCGCAACTGGTATCTGCTGAATGCCACTGCGGGTTCAGGTATCTCGGCGCAGGCGGTAGCTGGACTGCAAGGGGCAGGTGAACTGACCCCTGAAGAAGCCGCCACCTTGACGCGTTCGCTGTCTGGTCAGGGCTCGCTGGCCGTCGGTGTACTCTCGCCCAGCAGCGTGCCGGATGACCGCCTGAAAGTAGAACCTGCCCCGCAGGAACACCGGCTGACTGCCCTGAGCGTGATCCGTGTGGGCCGCAGCAGCGCCAGCCCCATGCCCATGCCGACGCCGACTCCCGCTCCTACCCCAACCCCGGAGCCAGGAGGCAACGTGAGTGATATCAGCTACCGCATCGTAGATCAGGGCAACAATGCCACGGCCAGTGCGCCGGGAGTACAGGTCGCTACCACCGCTGCTCAGGCCCAAGCTCTGTACGCCGTTGCCTACGGTAACCAGACCTCCCGTCCCTCTGCCCCTGCCATGACGGGCAAGACTTTGGTCGGCATCTTTATGGGTACGCGCAATACCGGTGGGTATTCGGTAGATGTGGCTTCGGTGACGGCGGCGGGAGGCCGTGTGACGGTGAACGTCCGCGAAGAAACCCCTGGGTCTGATTCCTTTACCACCCAGGCGCTGACCAGCCCCTGGATCATCGTAGAGCTGAGCGGTTCTTTCACGGATGTGCAGGTGCAGGGTCTGGGCCGCAGTGCGGGCATCGGCGGCGTGGACCGCTAA
- a CDS encoding shikimate dehydrogenase has translation MSRADSFPPVIGLLGAPPAAAQALSRLGFQALSLPVGNLGGSLLACQTLGIGGVLVHSTFEEAAFAATESDEAARRAGKVDAIALPTGALAGQVLGTYTLTEALSDAVAATHYSARGATALMIGHGPDLAAVLPLTRLGFSQVGFVADHLPAAERLSREVPAGTATYALSRRDSALQTLAERADLIVVAGGSVPPGVLQPYHTLLDLTGRVPAGSATQLQLDELPGLRLSQQLLHVTGQRLSPAALSELAQAMQMAR, from the coding sequence ATGTCCCGTGCAGATTCTTTTCCTCCTGTGATCGGCCTCCTGGGTGCGCCGCCCGCTGCCGCACAGGCGCTCTCACGACTGGGTTTTCAGGCTTTGTCGCTCCCGGTAGGGAACCTGGGGGGATCGCTGCTGGCCTGTCAGACCCTGGGGATCGGCGGAGTGCTGGTTCACAGCACCTTTGAGGAAGCTGCCTTTGCCGCCACCGAGTCGGATGAGGCGGCCCGCCGCGCTGGCAAGGTAGACGCCATTGCCCTCCCGACGGGTGCATTGGCGGGGCAGGTATTGGGCACCTATACGCTGACCGAAGCCCTGAGTGACGCGGTTGCTGCCACCCACTACTCTGCGCGTGGTGCGACGGCCCTGATGATTGGGCATGGCCCCGATCTGGCTGCCGTGTTGCCGCTGACCCGCCTGGGTTTCTCACAGGTCGGATTCGTGGCCGACCACTTGCCTGCCGCCGAGCGCCTTAGCCGTGAAGTGCCTGCCGGGACAGCCACCTACGCCCTGAGCCGCCGGGACAGCGCCCTGCAAACCCTGGCCGAGCGGGCCGATCTGATCGTGGTGGCTGGGGGCAGCGTTCCCCCCGGTGTCCTGCAGCCATATCACACGTTGCTGGATCTGACCGGGAGGGTGCCTGCCGGGTCAGCCACACAGCTTCAGCTGGATGAACTTCCAGGTTTGCGCCTTTCTCAGCAGTTGTTGCATGTCACCGGCCAACGCCTCAGTCCCGCCGCTCTGAGTGAGCTGGCCCAGGCCATGCAAATGGCCCGCTAA